The following is a genomic window from Moorella sp. Hama-1.
CTTACGGCCACGTTTTGGCCCCAGGCCCCGGCGATTCCCGGCTGGCAAACTCCCGGCAAACATAGCGATCAGCCTTCACTGTAAATAGGCTACCGTTAACGATAGCTTATACCGGGGCCCAGGGTAATATCCCGGTAAAAATATTCCCGGCCTGAAGGATTCACGTCCCGGACGCAGAATTTTCCTATGAGCGTACCCGTGAACATGCTACTCTCTTTGTCTATAGAAAGGTGGGATTTACATATGGCAGCCGAAACAGCCCCGGAAGTCCAGCTGGTCGTCTTCCAGCTGGCCGGCGAGACTTACGGCGTTGAGATCAGCCACGTACAGGAGATTATCCGCCTGCAGACCATCACCGAGATCCCCCGGACCCCGGCCTTTGTCGAGGGGGTCATCAACCTGCGCGGCCGGATCATCCCCATCCTCGACATGCATAAACGCTTCCACCTGCCTGCCGCCGAGGCTACCAACAATACCCGCATCATGGTGGTCGAGCTGGGCGAGGTGACGGTGGGCATGATTGTCGACTCGGTTTCGGAGGTCCTGCGCCTGCCGGCAGACAGCATCGAGCCACCGCCGCCCATGATCAGCGGCATTGACGTCGCCTACCTGAAGGGCGTGGGCAAGTGGAACGACAAATTGATTATCCTCCTGGCCCTGGACAGGGTGCTGCGGGAGAGCGAGCAACGCGAACTGCAGCAAGAAGTGGCCGCCGGGGTGGCGAGCAAATGAGCGATCTGGATATGTCCCAGTACCTGGGCGTCTTCCTGGACGAAGCCGAGGAACAGCTCCAGCAGCTGGACGAGGCCGTCGTCCAGCTGGAGCAGACCCCCAGCGACCAGGAACTGTTAAACACCATCTTCCGGGCGGCCCACACCCTGAAGGGCTCCTCGGCCTCCATGGGCTTTAACCGCCTGGCCACCCTCACCCACCGCATGGAGAGCGTCCTGGACTCCTTGCGCCAGGGCAAGCTGGCCGTCTCCCGGGAGATCATCGACATCCTCCTGGCCGCCGTGGATAAACTGCGGGGCTTAAAGGACAGCATCGCCGACGGTAAAGGTGAAGAAGGGGAAGTCGCGGAAGTAGTCGCCCGCCTAGAGGCGGTCCTGGCCGGCCCCACCGCCTCCGCGGCGGCCGGGGCTACCACCCGCGAAACCCTGACCCTGGACGACGTGGAGCAGAACGTCATCCGGGCGGCAGAGGTTAAGGGCTTCCGCGCCTACGAGATCCGGGTGCAGTTGGAGGCCGGCTGCCAGATGAAATCGGCCCGGGCCTACCTGGTCTTCAACAACCTGAAGGACCTGGGCGAGGTCATCAAGAGCGTCCCCCATACCCAGGAACTGGAGGCGGAGAAGTTTAACGACTCCTTTGTCCTGGCCTTCGTCAGCAAAGAGGACGCCGACACCCTGGCCAATGTCGTTAAGTCGACCTCGGAGATCAAGGACGTCCAGGTGCGGCCCATCATCCTGGAGGAAGACCGGGTGGCGGCAGCGGATAGTCAGGCGCCCCAACCGGGCCGGCCGGACCACGAGGGCGCCCCGGGGGCCAATGGGAGCGGAGCCGCCGGCGAGCACCGGGTCAGCCAGACGGTGCGGGTGGACGTCCAGCGCCTGGAGAACCTCATGAACCTGGTGGGGGAACTGGTCATCGACCGCACCCGCCTGGCCGAAGTCGGCAACGGCCTGCAGGCCAAGCTGGCCAACGAAGAACTCCTGGAGACCCTGGAAGAGGTCTCCCTGCACATCGGCCGCATCACCTCCGACCTGCAGGAGGAGATCATGAAGGCGCGCATGTTCCCCATTGACCAGGTCTTCAACCGTTTCCCCCGCATGGTCCGGGACCTGGCCCGCAAGGCCGGCAAGGAACTTGATTTTATCATCGAAGGCCGGGAAACGGAACTGGACCGGACGGTCATCGAAGAGATCGGCGACCCCCTTATCCACCTGCTGCGTAACGCCATCGACCACGGTATCGAGCCCCCGGAGGAACGCCTTAAGAAAGGCAAGCCCCGCCAGGGGACGGTGCGCCTGAAGGCCTTCCACCAGGAGAACCAGATCGTCATCACCGTAGAAGACGACGGCGCCGGCATGGACGCCGAGAAGATTAAAGCCAAAGCCGTAGCCAAAGGCCTCATCAGCGCCGAAGCCGCCGCCCGCCTGGGCCGGCGGGAAGCGGTGGACCTGATCTTCCTGCCCGGCCTTTCCACCTCCGACAAGATAACCGACGTCTCCGGCCGGGGCGTGGGGATGGATATCGTTCGCAACCATATTGAGAAGATCAACGGCACCATCGATATCCGCACCACCACGGGCAAGGGGACCTGCTTTACCATTAAGCTCCCCCTGACCCTGGCCATCAACCGTTCCCTCCTGGTCCGCGTCGGCGGCCGGGTCTACGCCTTCCCCCTGGCCAATGTGGTGGAGATTATCGACGTCGCCCCGAGTAGCATCCAGCATGTCCACCGCCAGCAGGTGGTGGTCGTCCGCGGCCGGGTCTTGCCCTTGATCTACCTGGGCCAGGCCCTGGGGCTGGGTACCACCGCCCCGGAGGGGGAGAACTACGCCGTAGTCATTGTCGGCCTGGCGGAAAAACAGGTCGGCTTTATCGTCGATAACCTCCTGGGCGAACAGGAGATCGTCATCAAGTCCCTGGGGAACTTCATCGGCAAAATCCCGGGCCTGGCCGGGGCGACCATCATGGGCGACGGCAGCGTGGCCTTGATTCTCGACGTGCGCAGCCTGGTGAACTTCCTGGGGGAGGAGCCGGACCGTGAGCTGGCCAGTTAGGGTCCTGGTCGTTGACGATTCCGCCTTCAGCCGCCGGTTGGTGAGTAATATTTTGGCG
Proteins encoded in this region:
- a CDS encoding chemotaxis protein CheW — encoded protein: MAAETAPEVQLVVFQLAGETYGVEISHVQEIIRLQTITEIPRTPAFVEGVINLRGRIIPILDMHKRFHLPAAEATNNTRIMVVELGEVTVGMIVDSVSEVLRLPADSIEPPPPMISGIDVAYLKGVGKWNDKLIILLALDRVLRESEQRELQQEVAAGVASK
- a CDS encoding chemotaxis protein CheA, which gives rise to MSDLDMSQYLGVFLDEAEEQLQQLDEAVVQLEQTPSDQELLNTIFRAAHTLKGSSASMGFNRLATLTHRMESVLDSLRQGKLAVSREIIDILLAAVDKLRGLKDSIADGKGEEGEVAEVVARLEAVLAGPTASAAAGATTRETLTLDDVEQNVIRAAEVKGFRAYEIRVQLEAGCQMKSARAYLVFNNLKDLGEVIKSVPHTQELEAEKFNDSFVLAFVSKEDADTLANVVKSTSEIKDVQVRPIILEEDRVAAADSQAPQPGRPDHEGAPGANGSGAAGEHRVSQTVRVDVQRLENLMNLVGELVIDRTRLAEVGNGLQAKLANEELLETLEEVSLHIGRITSDLQEEIMKARMFPIDQVFNRFPRMVRDLARKAGKELDFIIEGRETELDRTVIEEIGDPLIHLLRNAIDHGIEPPEERLKKGKPRQGTVRLKAFHQENQIVITVEDDGAGMDAEKIKAKAVAKGLISAEAAARLGRREAVDLIFLPGLSTSDKITDVSGRGVGMDIVRNHIEKINGTIDIRTTTGKGTCFTIKLPLTLAINRSLLVRVGGRVYAFPLANVVEIIDVAPSSIQHVHRQQVVVVRGRVLPLIYLGQALGLGTTAPEGENYAVVIVGLAEKQVGFIVDNLLGEQEIVIKSLGNFIGKIPGLAGATIMGDGSVALILDVRSLVNFLGEEPDRELAS